In one Bradyrhizobium sp. 4 genomic region, the following are encoded:
- a CDS encoding aspartate/glutamate racemase family protein, with protein MSITRKRLGMITPSSNSVLEPVTSAMLAGVDGVTAHFSRFRVTEIALDAAALNQFDASVMLPAADLLADAKVDAIAWNGTSASWLGISRDRSLCAAITARTGVPATTSTLACIDAARALGAKRVGLVSPYTDDVQRRIDDVWAEEGIAPQTERHLGLRDNFSFGEVAPATIAGMIRAVAADGADAVVILCTNLDGAALAASLERELNVAVLDSVAVTLWRTLELAGGDTGALADWGRIFQTSAVIK; from the coding sequence ATGTCGATTACGCGCAAACGCCTCGGCATGATTACGCCCTCCTCCAATTCGGTGCTGGAGCCCGTCACCAGTGCGATGCTCGCCGGCGTCGACGGCGTCACCGCGCATTTCTCGCGCTTCCGGGTCACCGAGATCGCGCTTGACGCCGCGGCGCTGAACCAGTTCGACGCCTCGGTGATGCTGCCAGCGGCGGACCTGCTGGCCGATGCGAAAGTCGATGCCATCGCCTGGAACGGTACGTCCGCAAGCTGGCTCGGCATCAGCCGAGACCGGAGTCTTTGCGCGGCAATCACGGCGCGCACAGGCGTGCCTGCGACAACGTCGACGCTTGCCTGCATCGATGCCGCCCGTGCGCTCGGCGCCAAGCGCGTTGGTCTCGTATCTCCCTATACCGATGACGTGCAGCGGCGGATCGATGACGTCTGGGCCGAAGAGGGGATCGCCCCACAGACGGAGCGGCACCTCGGACTGCGCGACAATTTCTCTTTCGGCGAGGTCGCGCCTGCGACGATTGCTGGCATGATCCGCGCCGTGGCGGCTGACGGCGCCGATGCTGTCGTCATCCTCTGCACCAACCTCGACGGCGCCGCGCTGGCGGCCTCGCTCGAACGGGAATTGAATGTCGCGGTACTCGATTCGGTGGCGGTCACGCTGTGGCGAACCCTGGAGCTCGCCGGCGGCGATACCGGTGCTCTTGCCGATTGGGGCCGGATCTTCCAGACATCGGCGGTCATCAAGTGA
- a CDS encoding aspartate/glutamate racemase family protein: MKLLLLNPNTSTAVTQLMTDVGQRAASAGTELIPCTATRGVPYISTRTEAQIGGAIALEMLAEQHHKVDAAIIAAFGDPGLFAARETFDIPVVGMAEAAMLTACMAGRRFAIVTFAQALGPWYEECVRAHGLWERCAGIRMLDTPFQAISEVGTEKEDVLVELAQRAIVENDADVLIFAGAPLSGLAERVAERIPVPVVDQVAAAVKQAEALVALRMRKATAGTFRRPAAKPTLGLADALAARLEHRDS, translated from the coding sequence ATGAAGCTGCTGCTGCTCAACCCGAACACCAGCACCGCAGTCACCCAGTTGATGACGGATGTCGGGCAGCGCGCGGCTTCGGCCGGGACCGAGTTGATCCCCTGCACCGCGACCCGCGGCGTCCCCTACATCTCGACGCGCACCGAGGCGCAGATCGGCGGCGCCATTGCGCTGGAGATGCTGGCCGAGCAGCATCACAAGGTCGACGCCGCGATCATCGCCGCCTTCGGCGACCCCGGCCTGTTCGCCGCGCGCGAAACCTTCGACATTCCCGTGGTCGGCATGGCGGAAGCGGCGATGCTGACCGCCTGCATGGCCGGACGGCGTTTCGCCATCGTCACATTCGCCCAGGCGCTCGGCCCCTGGTACGAGGAATGCGTCCGCGCCCACGGGCTGTGGGAGCGCTGCGCCGGTATCCGTATGCTCGATACGCCGTTCCAGGCGATCTCGGAGGTCGGCACCGAGAAGGAAGATGTGCTTGTCGAACTTGCTCAGCGTGCGATCGTCGAGAACGACGCCGATGTTTTGATTTTCGCGGGCGCGCCACTTTCGGGCCTTGCCGAGCGCGTCGCCGAACGGATCCCCGTTCCTGTCGTCGATCAGGTCGCCGCCGCAGTGAAGCAAGCCGAGGCGCTGGTGGCGCTACGCATGCGCAAGGCAACCGCAGGCACGTTCCGCCGGCCCGCCGCCAAACCCACCCTTGGTCTTGCCGATGCGCTCGCCGCCCGGCTCGAGCATCGCGACAGCTAG
- a CDS encoding GntR family transcriptional regulator has product MQQKSEPVTGRKSPKLKRMGLHERAAARMRTMIIRGELPPGSQTQETRLSKELGVSRTPLREAMKVLAAEGLIELRPNRSPRIAGLAVDGISELFEALAGIERLAAELAAERATERDLARLRTLQIRMEGHHRNGKLDEYFAINGEIHNTVVRMARNTPLREAHETLISRAERARYLALGADRRWSNSVDEHADILAALEARDSEAAGRLLGAHVRRTGTALLEVIGTSQAKQTAA; this is encoded by the coding sequence GTGCAGCAGAAATCCGAACCGGTTACGGGACGAAAGTCGCCCAAACTCAAGCGGATGGGCCTGCATGAGCGCGCGGCTGCGCGGATGCGGACGATGATCATTCGCGGCGAGCTGCCGCCGGGATCGCAGACCCAGGAAACCAGGCTGTCGAAGGAGCTCGGCGTGTCGCGCACGCCGCTGCGCGAGGCGATGAAGGTGCTGGCTGCGGAGGGATTGATCGAGCTGCGCCCCAACCGCAGCCCGCGCATCGCGGGCCTCGCGGTCGACGGCATCTCCGAATTGTTCGAGGCGCTGGCCGGCATCGAGCGGCTGGCCGCAGAGCTTGCCGCGGAGCGCGCCACCGAGCGCGATCTCGCCCGACTTCGCACGCTTCAGATCCGCATGGAAGGCCATCACCGCAACGGCAAGCTCGACGAGTACTTCGCCATCAACGGCGAGATCCACAACACCGTTGTCCGCATGGCCCGCAACACGCCGCTGCGCGAGGCGCACGAGACGCTGATCTCCCGCGCCGAACGCGCGCGTTACCTCGCACTCGGCGCCGACCGCCGCTGGAGCAATTCGGTCGACGAGCACGCCGATATCCTGGCAGCCCTCGAGGCCCGCGACAGCGAAGCGGCCGGCCGCCTGCTTGGCGCTCATGTTCGGCGCACCGGCACCGCCCTGCTCGAAGTGATCGGCACCTCTCAAGCCAAGCAGACGGCGGCGTAA